One Prolixibacteraceae bacterium DNA segment encodes these proteins:
- a CDS encoding aminotransferase class IV yields MCLFIETICVSDGKVKALEYHQQRLNRTLQYFYPIAAIDLKAFTDSLDLPMSGTYRLTITYGRDVIDYKMVPYNIRSIERFVCVEAPDIRYDFKYENRDALNLCRDLVGENEEPILIQNGLVTDTTYTNLIFYRDGRWFTPKEPLLKGTQRQFLLEQKLIETCDIYQHDLHLYEKFRPINAMMGWDNAPCFSIIEHLVDSL; encoded by the coding sequence ATGTGCCTATTTATTGAGACCATATGTGTGAGTGATGGAAAAGTGAAAGCGCTAGAATACCATCAGCAAAGACTGAATCGCACTTTACAATATTTTTATCCCATAGCTGCCATCGATCTTAAGGCTTTTACAGATTCATTAGATCTGCCCATGAGTGGTACTTATCGTTTAACAATAACCTATGGTAGAGATGTTATTGATTATAAAATGGTCCCTTACAATATTCGATCTATAGAACGTTTTGTCTGTGTGGAGGCTCCCGATATTCGTTATGACTTTAAATATGAGAATAGGGATGCACTGAACTTATGTCGTGACCTGGTAGGGGAAAATGAAGAGCCAATATTGATTCAGAATGGATTGGTGACGGATACTACATATACCAACCTTATCTTTTATAGAGACGGTAGGTGGTTTACCCCCAAAGAACCTCTCTTAAAAGGAACACAACGTCAATTTTTGCTTGAACAGAAGCTTATTGAGACATGCGATATCTATCAACATGATTTGCATTTATATGAAAAGTTTCGCCCAATTAATGCGATGATGGGATGGGATAATGCGCCTTGTTTTTCTATCATTGAGCATCTTGTTGATTCACTATAA
- a CDS encoding DUF721 domain-containing protein — MKYRKYQPQPLGEVLKKYLKKSPLQHKLKEVEALEAWQQIMGPNIMERTQKLYMKEGVLHVKLDSSIIKHDVYMMRNHIIRNINEHLKQEVVKEIKIE, encoded by the coding sequence ATGAAATATCGAAAATATCAACCACAACCACTGGGGGAAGTATTAAAGAAATATCTCAAGAAATCTCCACTTCAACATAAACTCAAAGAGGTGGAAGCATTGGAGGCTTGGCAACAGATTATGGGTCCCAATATTATGGAACGTACCCAAAAACTCTATATGAAAGAGGGGGTATTACATGTCAAGTTAGACAGTTCTATCATCAAACATGATGTCTATATGATGCGAAATCACATTATTCGAAATATTAATGAACACCTAAAACAGGAGGTAGTAAAAGAAATTAAGATAGAATAG
- the recF gene encoding DNA replication and repair protein RecF (All proteins in this family for which functions are known are DNA-binding proteins that assist the filamentation of RecA onto DNA for the initiation of recombination or recombinational repair.), which produces MYLKNLSVINYKNIGQVDLHLSHKFNCFIGKNGMGKTNILDTIYYLSFCKSYFSSSDKQNVMHDESFFMLQGTYQIGESQEVLSCGYKIGQKKKFKREDREYQKLSEHIGLFPLVLISPSDQNLIQGGSEARRKFMDGVISQYNKGFLHDLIAYNRTLLQRNQLLKQFASQRFFDEETLLVYDQQLIHYGGKIYTARANFIETFLPIFKKHYHFICNGQEQVDLIYKSALHKSSYEVLLKESRQKDLAMGYTTTGPHKDDLELKLDDYLMKKIGSQGQNKSYLISLKFAQFDFMKHLNKSTPILVLDDIFDKLDAERVEQIIDLVSKDDFGQIFISDTNREHIDQIFKKKGADYKIFQLDKGDVSELDQQL; this is translated from the coding sequence ATGTATCTTAAAAATTTATCGGTTATTAATTACAAAAATATTGGTCAAGTTGACCTTCACCTTTCTCATAAATTTAACTGTTTTATAGGGAAAAATGGGATGGGGAAAACCAATATATTGGATACAATATACTACCTATCTTTTTGTAAAAGTTACTTCTCTAGTTCTGACAAACAGAACGTAATGCATGACGAATCCTTCTTTATGCTACAGGGAACGTATCAAATAGGAGAGAGTCAGGAAGTACTGTCATGTGGCTATAAAATAGGACAAAAGAAAAAGTTTAAACGAGAAGATCGTGAATATCAGAAACTTTCAGAACATATTGGTCTATTTCCTCTAGTTTTAATCTCTCCTTCTGATCAAAACTTAATTCAAGGGGGTAGTGAAGCACGTAGAAAGTTTATGGATGGTGTGATATCCCAATACAACAAAGGCTTTCTTCATGACCTTATCGCTTACAACAGGACTCTACTACAGAGGAATCAGCTTTTAAAACAATTTGCGAGTCAACGTTTTTTTGACGAAGAGACACTTTTAGTGTATGACCAACAGCTCATTCATTATGGAGGAAAGATATATACAGCTCGGGCTAATTTCATTGAAACATTCTTACCTATTTTCAAGAAACACTATCATTTTATCTGTAACGGACAAGAGCAAGTAGATCTTATTTATAAATCCGCACTTCATAAGAGCTCGTATGAAGTACTTTTGAAAGAGAGTAGACAGAAAGATCTTGCGATGGGTTATACTACAACAGGTCCTCATAAAGACGATTTAGAACTTAAGCTAGACGATTATTTGATGAAAAAGATTGGATCACAGGGACAGAATAAAAGTTATCTTATCTCTCTTAAATTTGCCCAATTTGATTTCATGAAACATCTAAATAAGTCTACACCAATACTCGTTCTTGATGATATTTTTGATAAATTAGATGCCGAACGCGTTGAACAAATAATCGATTTGGTCTCTAAAGATGATTTTGGACAAATTTTCATATCAGATACTAACAGGGAACATATAGATCAAATTTTCAAAAAAAAGGGTGCCGACTACAAAATCTTCCAACTTGACAAAGGAGATGTGTCAGAATTAGACCAACAGTTATGA
- a CDS encoding tetratricopeptide repeat protein, with translation MSKHDQNDQMDEKFHEIEEGLNTAEQFMEKNSKRLTIGFGTLFLLAVVIICYFKYYKAPREGKARTEVFVAQNNFDRDSFDLALNGDGSGNSGFLDIIDDFSGTPTANMANYYAGISYLHLGQYEDAIKYLSAFSTEDRMLKPISIGAQGDAYSQLKQEDKAIEMYIKAANSIKNDMTTPLYLFKAVKLIEIKGNKTKAIELLEQIKNDYPKSNEARIVNKYIERLK, from the coding sequence ATGAGCAAGCACGATCAAAACGATCAAATGGATGAAAAATTCCATGAGATTGAAGAAGGACTGAATACTGCAGAGCAGTTTATGGAAAAAAATAGCAAGAGATTAACCATTGGTTTTGGTACACTTTTTCTTCTTGCAGTGGTTATTATCTGTTATTTTAAATACTACAAAGCTCCTCGTGAAGGGAAAGCACGTACTGAAGTTTTTGTGGCACAAAATAACTTTGATCGTGACTCTTTCGATTTAGCTCTTAATGGTGATGGAAGTGGTAATAGTGGTTTCCTAGATATTATCGATGACTTTAGTGGAACACCAACTGCAAATATGGCAAACTATTATGCAGGTATTTCATATCTTCACCTTGGTCAATATGAAGATGCTATCAAGTATCTTTCTGCTTTCTCTACAGAAGACCGCATGTTGAAGCCTATTTCAATTGGTGCACAAGGAGATGCTTATTCTCAACTTAAGCAAGAGGATAAAGCAATCGAGATGTACATTAAAGCTGCCAATAGTATCAAAAACGACATGACAACTCCTCTTTATCTTTTTAAAGCGGTGAAGTTAATCGAAATCAAAGGCAACAAGACAAAAGCTATCGAACTTCTTGAGCAAATCAAAAACGATTATCCTAAGAGTAACGAAGCTCGTATTGTAAACAAATACATTGAACGTTTGAAGTAA
- the ribH gene encoding 6,7-dimethyl-8-ribityllumazine synthase: MATKNLSEYNFDAVPSAQGMKIGLVVAEWNYHITGSMAQGAKDTLMKHGVSEEDIIIKHVPGTFELPLGGQWMAEYTDVDAIIHIGCVIQGQTRHFDYVCDGVTKGTTDLNLKYNKPFIFCVLTDNEEQQSIDRSGGKLGNKGDEAAVAAIKMVDLKKQF; the protein is encoded by the coding sequence ATGGCTACAAAAAACTTATCAGAGTATAATTTCGATGCAGTGCCTTCTGCACAAGGAATGAAAATTGGATTAGTGGTTGCGGAATGGAATTATCATATTACAGGAAGCATGGCACAAGGAGCAAAAGACACATTGATGAAACATGGTGTGTCTGAAGAGGATATTATCATCAAACATGTTCCTGGCACATTTGAGTTACCTTTAGGGGGGCAATGGATGGCAGAGTATACGGATGTGGATGCGATTATTCATATCGGTTGTGTTATCCAAGGCCAAACACGTCATTTTGATTACGTATGTGATGGAGTGACTAAAGGGACTACGGACCTGAACCTAAAATATAATAAACCTTTTATTTTCTGTGTTCTAACCGATAACGAGGAGCAACAAAGTATTGATCGCTCTGGTGGAAAACTAGGGAATAAAGGGGATGAGGCTGCTGTTGCAGCGATTAAGATGGTAGATCTAAAGAAACAATTCTAA